A window of Chloroflexota bacterium contains these coding sequences:
- the fabG gene encoding 3-oxoacyl-[acyl-carrier-protein] reductase, with translation MKGRVALVTGGSGHLGAAICARLGKEGAHVVVHYHSGAEAAERVVADIAAEGGSASAARADVTNSDEIEDMVKSVHNDCGQIDILVNNAGITRDTLFVRMSEADWDAVVDTNLKSAFLCSKAVVRNMLRTRYGRIVNVSSIGGFMGAPGQANYSASKAGLWGFTRSLAREVATRNVTANCVAPGYFGGPMTDSIPEDTVDTILKIIPLGRYGDPHELAAAVAFLASEEASYITGQILIVDGGIMMY, from the coding sequence ATGAAAGGGCGGGTTGCGCTGGTCACTGGCGGGTCCGGTCATTTAGGTGCAGCCATTTGCGCGCGGCTTGGCAAAGAGGGGGCTCACGTGGTTGTGCACTACCATAGTGGCGCTGAGGCGGCTGAGCGAGTCGTAGCAGATATCGCCGCGGAAGGTGGCAGCGCCAGCGCAGCCCGGGCTGACGTAACCAATTCCGACGAAATTGAAGATATGGTCAAGTCCGTCCACAACGATTGCGGACAGATAGACATTCTCGTCAACAATGCCGGCATTACGCGGGATACATTGTTCGTGCGCATGTCTGAAGCAGATTGGGATGCTGTGGTCGATACCAATCTGAAATCGGCGTTCCTTTGCAGTAAGGCGGTTGTGCGCAACATGCTGCGGACGCGCTACGGACGTATCGTCAATGTCTCCTCGATTGGCGGTTTCATGGGCGCGCCGGGTCAGGCGAACTATTCTGCCTCCAAGGCCGGGCTCTGGGGGTTTACACGGTCGCTCGCGCGCGAAGTGGCGACGCGAAACGTTACGGCGAATTGTGTTGCGCCGGGCTATTTCGGCGGCCCCATGACGGACTCTATTCCGGAAGACACGGTCGATACAATTCTGAAGATTATCCCCCTGGGACGCTATGGCGATCCCCACGAGCTTGCGGCTGCCGTTGCCTTCCTGGCTTCTGAGGAAGCTTCGTATATTACGGGTCAGATACTCATCGTAGACGGCGGCATTATGATGTATTAG
- the accC gene encoding acetyl-CoA carboxylase biotin carboxylase subunit, with the protein MFQKILIANRGETALRVIRACRELGISTVVAYSDADRESLPVHLADEAVCIGPAPASKSYLNVPSIISAAFITGAEAIHPGIGFLAEDTYFAEICEKYGITFIGPSPDVIHAMGDKTNAKAEMRKAGLPVIPGRDSPVRNAADALEDADSIGYPVVLKAAGGGGGRGIRFVGDEKEMATAFPVAQAEAQASFGNARLYLEKYISPARHIEVQILRDGQGNAIQLGERDCTIQRRYQKLIEESPSPVLDSSVREAIATAALQGVNAVGYTSAGTVEFLVDSALNYYFMEINCRLQVEHTVSESTTGIDLVREQIAVAAGKTLRYSQQEVCFRGHAIECRITSEDPEHEFRPESGEVTSFLAPGGPGIRVDSHLYSGYTIPPHYDSLIAKIIAWAPDRAEAIARMLRALDECVIDGVKTNLEFHRKVLHAQSFREGSFDANMLNLL; encoded by the coding sequence GTGTTTCAAAAAATCCTCATAGCCAATCGCGGCGAGACGGCGCTCCGAGTGATTCGGGCCTGTCGTGAGTTAGGAATCTCCACGGTAGTGGCTTACTCGGATGCGGACCGTGAGTCTTTACCGGTCCATTTGGCCGATGAAGCCGTATGCATTGGACCTGCCCCCGCGAGCAAGTCCTATTTGAATGTACCGAGCATCATTAGTGCCGCCTTCATTACGGGCGCCGAGGCCATTCACCCTGGCATTGGCTTCTTGGCAGAAGACACGTACTTTGCCGAGATCTGCGAGAAATACGGCATTACCTTCATCGGTCCCAGTCCGGACGTCATTCACGCGATGGGTGACAAGACCAATGCCAAGGCGGAGATGCGCAAAGCGGGTCTGCCCGTTATTCCTGGCCGGGACTCCCCGGTCAGGAATGCAGCGGATGCTCTGGAGGATGCTGATTCCATTGGGTACCCGGTGGTACTCAAGGCGGCCGGAGGCGGCGGGGGACGAGGCATACGCTTCGTGGGCGATGAGAAAGAGATGGCGACGGCGTTTCCGGTGGCCCAGGCGGAAGCTCAAGCGTCATTCGGCAACGCGCGGCTGTATTTGGAGAAGTACATCTCTCCTGCCCGCCACATTGAGGTTCAGATCCTCCGGGACGGTCAAGGCAACGCGATCCAACTGGGCGAACGCGATTGCACCATTCAGCGGCGGTATCAAAAGCTCATCGAGGAGTCGCCGTCGCCGGTGCTCGATTCCTCGGTACGGGAAGCCATCGCCACGGCGGCACTGCAAGGAGTCAATGCGGTTGGCTATACGTCTGCGGGCACGGTGGAATTCTTGGTCGATTCGGCGCTGAATTACTATTTTATGGAAATAAACTGCCGCTTACAGGTGGAGCATACGGTTTCGGAAAGCACGACCGGCATTGATCTCGTTCGGGAGCAGATCGCCGTTGCAGCCGGTAAGACCCTTAGGTATAGCCAACAGGAAGTATGCTTCAGGGGGCATGCCATCGAGTGTCGGATAACCTCCGAAGACCCGGAACATGAATTCCGGCCGGAAAGCGGTGAAGTGACGAGCTTTCTCGCCCCCGGCGGCCCGGGCATCCGCGTCGACTCTCACCTCTATAGCGGGTACACAATTCCCCCTCACTATGACTCGCTGATTGCCAAGATAATTGCCTGGGCGCCCGATCGTGCTGAGGCCATAGCACGCATGTTACGGGCGCTGGACGAGTGTGTCATCGACGGCGTGAAGACGAACCTTGAATTCCACCGCAAAGTCCTCCATGCTCAGAGCTTCCGGGAAGGCAGTTTCGATGCGAACATGCTCAATCTCCTATGA
- the nusB gene encoding transcription antitermination factor NusB, whose translation MTARTANVSNRRIHPRRHARVAAMQVLFALDMSDESPDVVQSKVEYMAKTKAEARELLEGLVSGVRAHLAQIDEKIQHAASMWPMGQMALVDKAIMRLAVYELLYVPETPPKVVINEAVELAKIYASDNSPRFINGVLATIYERDVVNCPDNSTSA comes from the coding sequence ATGACGGCACGTACTGCCAATGTTTCCAATAGACGAATTCACCCGCGCCGCCATGCGCGTGTGGCTGCTATGCAGGTGCTCTTCGCGCTAGACATGTCTGATGAGTCTCCGGACGTTGTGCAGAGCAAAGTGGAGTACATGGCGAAAACCAAGGCAGAGGCGCGCGAACTCTTGGAGGGTCTCGTCTCCGGTGTCCGCGCTCACCTGGCGCAGATCGACGAGAAGATTCAGCATGCCGCGTCAATGTGGCCCATGGGTCAGATGGCGCTGGTCGACAAAGCCATCATGCGCCTTGCCGTATACGAGTTGCTCTATGTGCCCGAGACACCCCCTAAAGTTGTCATAAATGAAGCAGTAGAACTGGCAAAGATCTACGCCTCCGACAACTCCCCCCGCTTCATAAACGGTGTGCTCGCGACAATCTACGAACGCGACGTGGTGAACTGCCCGGACAACAGCACATCTGCTTGA
- the rpmB gene encoding 50S ribosomal protein L28, whose product MAVCNVCGKGAQVGHNIQHQASGQWRYRAPKTRKVWKANVQKVRLLIDGQLKKVNICTRCLRTQAKSTAV is encoded by the coding sequence ATGGCTGTTTGTAACGTATGTGGAAAAGGCGCGCAAGTAGGTCACAATATTCAGCACCAGGCTTCCGGCCAGTGGCGCTATCGTGCGCCGAAGACGCGCAAGGTGTGGAAAGCCAACGTGCAGAAAGTGCGGCTGCTCATTGACGGTCAGCTCAAGAAAGTCAACATCTGCACGCGCTGCCTCCGCACACAGGCGAAATCAACTGCGGTCTAG
- a CDS encoding DAK2 domain-containing protein, which yields MDDAQTGQEVREGIAVKCDGRSLIGALEYGYHLLAANKEEINRLNVFPVPDGDTGTNMLLTLEAALQAGKQASSTRADEVSQAIYRGALMGARGNSGVIFSQCLRGIADALAESDEITVPGIVQALRSASDSSYAALQEPQEGTMLTVARDTAEACEAGAPDAEMSAVLATAVAAAERSVARTPQLLDVLRDAGVVDAGGQALWLLLEGARRYVTGESVEQVELPSSERALLPEIAAVTETLYGYCTGFLVSGADLEVMEMRHAVAERGTSVVVVGDEDLVRVHVHTENPGAVLDLARAAGNLHRIEIFNMDDQYERLQSALADGDLPGIDVVPTEAAPEPREQCVVAVADGTGLAEIYRDIGATVVSGGPTMNPSTQEIFQAIEATNARHVFVLPNDKNVILSAEQTRDLSDTDVRVLPTYSSAHGIAALLAFQESQDPDVNESAMQDAAENTQYGAVTLATRDATVDGVDVLQGQWLALAGGHVCASHDDLLAAVKSVVERMGPDTAELLTCYHGVDVSEDEANSLSAQIQSQFPKLEIEVISGGQPHYPYLMTLE from the coding sequence GTGGATGATGCCCAGACCGGACAGGAAGTGCGCGAAGGAATCGCTGTGAAGTGCGATGGGCGCAGCCTCATCGGGGCTCTGGAGTACGGATACCATCTCCTTGCCGCCAATAAGGAGGAGATCAACCGGCTCAACGTCTTTCCCGTGCCGGACGGCGACACCGGAACCAACATGCTCCTTACCCTGGAAGCTGCCCTGCAGGCGGGTAAACAGGCAAGCAGCACGCGCGCGGACGAGGTCTCCCAGGCGATCTATCGCGGTGCATTGATGGGCGCGCGGGGCAACTCAGGTGTTATCTTCTCCCAGTGCCTGCGCGGGATTGCGGATGCCTTGGCGGAGTCAGATGAAATCACTGTCCCAGGCATTGTGCAGGCGTTGCGTTCGGCTTCCGACTCCTCCTATGCGGCGTTGCAAGAGCCGCAAGAAGGCACGATGCTCACCGTAGCACGCGATACCGCGGAGGCATGTGAGGCTGGCGCGCCGGACGCTGAGATGTCTGCGGTGCTTGCAACGGCCGTCGCCGCCGCGGAGCGGTCTGTCGCCCGCACGCCGCAGTTGCTGGACGTGCTGCGGGATGCCGGCGTGGTGGATGCCGGCGGACAGGCGTTGTGGCTCTTGTTGGAAGGGGCGCGGCGATACGTCACCGGTGAGTCGGTTGAGCAGGTGGAGCTGCCCAGCAGCGAACGGGCGCTTCTCCCAGAGATTGCGGCGGTTACTGAAACCCTGTACGGTTATTGCACGGGTTTCTTGGTGAGCGGCGCCGATCTCGAAGTAATGGAGATGCGCCACGCGGTAGCCGAGCGCGGCACCTCGGTGGTGGTTGTCGGTGACGAAGATTTGGTGCGAGTCCACGTGCACACGGAGAATCCGGGCGCCGTGCTCGATCTTGCCCGCGCTGCGGGAAACCTCCACCGCATCGAGATCTTCAACATGGACGACCAGTACGAGCGGTTGCAGTCAGCGTTAGCTGACGGGGACCTGCCGGGGATCGACGTGGTGCCAACTGAAGCCGCGCCGGAGCCGCGCGAGCAGTGCGTGGTCGCGGTGGCGGATGGCACAGGTCTTGCAGAGATCTATCGAGACATCGGCGCAACTGTGGTGAGCGGCGGTCCCACTATGAACCCGAGCACCCAGGAGATCTTCCAGGCGATTGAGGCCACCAATGCGCGTCACGTGTTTGTCTTGCCGAATGATAAGAACGTGATTCTGTCTGCGGAGCAGACGCGGGACTTGTCGGACACAGATGTTCGCGTGTTGCCGACGTACTCCTCGGCACACGGCATCGCCGCTTTGCTGGCGTTTCAAGAGAGCCAAGACCCTGACGTGAATGAAAGCGCAATGCAGGACGCGGCGGAGAACACCCAGTACGGGGCGGTGACTCTTGCCACACGAGATGCCACCGTGGATGGCGTGGACGTTCTCCAAGGGCAATGGCTCGCACTTGCAGGCGGCCACGTTTGCGCCTCTCATGACGACCTCCTCGCAGCAGTTAAGTCTGTGGTCGAGCGCATGGGACCGGATACTGCTGAGCTCCTCACTTGCTATCACGGGGTAGACGTTTCAGAAGATGAGGCTAACTCCCTTAGCGCCCAGATTCAATCGCAGTTTCCAAAGCTGGAAATCGAGGTCATCTCCGGCGGCCAGCCGCACTATCCATATCTGATGAC